Proteins encoded together in one Streptomyces sp. TLI_171 window:
- a CDS encoding YafY family protein, whose translation MADTSARTLRLLTLLQSHRFWPGEELSGRLGVSARTLRRDIDRLRELGYPVEARRGVDGGYQLAAGAALPPLVIDDEEAVALAVGLQAAADGAVEGIAEASVRALAKVVQVMPARLRRRVEALRAVTVPASWRGGAEARIDPDALTAVALACRDTERLRFRYAAADGAGTERHVEPHRLVRLGRRWYLVAYDLTRQDWRTFRLDRLAAPDPTGARFLPRALPAADAAEFVRAGLTGQPRPHQVDVLVDAPAPTVRQRLGSWAEVTPTGPERCRVLMSSDSLDWPAMAIGSLDADFTVVSPPELAALLRSWGERFTRCAAEPDGRAESAR comes from the coding sequence ATGGCCGACACCAGCGCCCGCACCCTGCGACTGCTCACCCTGCTCCAGTCCCACCGCTTCTGGCCGGGCGAGGAACTCTCCGGGCGGCTCGGCGTGTCCGCCCGCACCCTGCGCCGGGACATCGACCGGCTGCGCGAACTCGGCTACCCGGTGGAGGCCCGGCGCGGCGTCGACGGCGGCTACCAGCTGGCCGCGGGCGCGGCCCTGCCGCCGCTGGTCATCGACGACGAGGAGGCGGTGGCGCTCGCCGTCGGGCTGCAGGCCGCCGCGGACGGCGCGGTCGAAGGCATCGCGGAGGCCTCGGTGCGGGCCCTCGCCAAGGTGGTGCAGGTGATGCCGGCCCGGCTGCGCCGCCGGGTGGAGGCGCTCCGGGCGGTCACCGTGCCGGCCTCCTGGCGCGGCGGCGCCGAGGCCCGGATCGACCCGGACGCGCTCACCGCCGTCGCACTGGCCTGCCGCGACACCGAACGGCTCCGGTTCCGCTACGCCGCCGCGGACGGCGCCGGCACCGAACGGCACGTCGAGCCGCACCGCCTGGTCCGGCTCGGCCGCCGCTGGTACCTGGTCGCCTACGACCTCACCCGGCAGGACTGGCGCACCTTCCGCCTGGACCGCCTCGCCGCCCCCGACCCGACCGGCGCCCGATTCCTGCCCCGCGCCCTCCCGGCCGCCGACGCCGCGGAGTTCGTCCGGGCCGGGCTCACCGGCCAGCCCCGCCCGCACCAGGTCGACGTCCTCGTCGACGCCCCCGCCCCGACGGTCCGTCAGCGCCTGGGCAGCTGGGCCGAGGTGACGCCCACCGGTCCCGAGCGCTGCCGGGTGCTGATGAGCTCCGACTCGCTGGACTGGCCGGCGATGGCCATCGGCTCGCTGGACGCCGACTTCACCGTCGTCTCCCCGCCCGAACTCGCCGCCCTGCTGCGCAGCTGGGGCGAACGCTTCACCCGCTGCGCCGCCGAACCCGACGGCCGGGCAGAATCGGCACGGTGA
- a CDS encoding MerR family transcriptional regulator — translation MTTPQLLTPAEAAERSGFSLDTLRYYERIGLLTAISRATSGHRRFSGDDLAWLTILRCLRDTGMPIADMRRYAELARDHGPDSLRDRIALLEKHDTAVNDQIALLERQRSHLRDKIDYYRSVLDAD, via the coding sequence GTGACGACCCCCCAGCTGCTCACCCCCGCCGAGGCCGCCGAACGCTCGGGCTTCAGCCTGGACACCCTGCGCTACTACGAGCGGATCGGCCTGCTCACCGCCATCTCCCGCGCCACCAGCGGCCACCGCCGGTTCAGCGGCGACGACCTGGCGTGGCTGACCATCCTGCGCTGCCTGCGCGACACCGGCATGCCGATCGCCGACATGCGCCGCTACGCCGAACTCGCCCGCGACCACGGTCCCGACAGCCTCCGCGACCGGATCGCCCTGCTGGAGAAGCACGACACCGCCGTCAACGACCAGATCGCGCTGCTGGAACGCCAGCGCTCCCACCTGCGCGACAAGATCGACTACTACCGCAGCGTGCTCGACGCCGACTGA
- a CDS encoding DinB family protein — MGAPLPELTGERADLLASLDKHRGFLRFTARGLTDDQAQQRTTVSELTIGGLIKHVAGTEERWLRFAVGGAEAMRAEGAPEDADAWADQFRMLPGETLDVLLERYRAVAEHTDSLVATLDLDGEQALPAAPWFEPGASWSVRRVLLHVIAETAQHAGHADILRESLDGQKTMG, encoded by the coding sequence ATGGGCGCTCCGCTTCCCGAGCTCACCGGCGAACGCGCCGACCTGCTCGCTTCGCTCGACAAGCACCGCGGGTTCCTGCGCTTCACCGCACGGGGCCTGACGGACGATCAGGCCCAGCAGCGCACCACGGTCAGCGAACTGACCATCGGCGGGCTGATCAAGCACGTCGCCGGGACCGAGGAGCGCTGGCTGCGGTTCGCGGTCGGCGGCGCCGAGGCGATGCGCGCCGAGGGCGCCCCGGAGGACGCCGACGCCTGGGCCGACCAGTTCCGGATGCTGCCCGGCGAGACCCTGGACGTGCTGCTGGAGCGCTACCGGGCCGTCGCCGAGCACACCGACAGCCTGGTGGCCACCCTCGACCTGGACGGCGAGCAGGCCCTGCCCGCCGCCCCCTGGTTCGAGCCCGGCGCCAGCTGGAGCGTGCGCCGCGTCCTGCTGCACGTGATCGCGGAGACCGCGCAGCACGCCGGCCACGCCGACATCCTCCGGGAGTCCCTGGACGGGCAGAAGACCATGGGCTGA
- a CDS encoding VOC family protein — protein MAAQPEGTPVWADAMFADLDGAKAFYGEVLGWTFGEASSEFGNYTQALKDGKAVAAVVPPMPGQEGHSAWVLYLASSDVAAAAERVRAAGGTVLMDPMQVGSFGSMAIAQDPAGVVFGLWQGGDHKGFELRDAPGSYGWAEVFTRDTAAANSFFPQVFPYRVQKIVDDNVDYSVYSLDETPALGSMGMGPQVPAQVPPFISVYFVVEDCDAAAARVAKAGGQLVFGPMTSPFGRFASFVDPQGAAFSVIDPNAAEGEQPSMVEVA, from the coding sequence ATGGCAGCGCAACCCGAGGGCACCCCGGTCTGGGCGGACGCGATGTTCGCCGACCTGGACGGCGCCAAGGCCTTCTACGGCGAGGTGCTGGGCTGGACGTTCGGCGAGGCCTCGTCCGAGTTCGGCAACTACACGCAGGCGCTGAAGGACGGCAAGGCGGTGGCCGCGGTGGTCCCGCCGATGCCCGGGCAGGAGGGGCACTCGGCGTGGGTGCTCTACCTGGCCTCGTCCGACGTCGCGGCCGCCGCCGAGCGGGTCCGGGCGGCCGGCGGCACCGTGCTGATGGACCCGATGCAGGTCGGCAGTTTCGGTTCGATGGCGATCGCCCAGGACCCGGCCGGCGTGGTGTTCGGCCTCTGGCAGGGCGGTGACCACAAGGGCTTCGAACTGCGGGACGCGCCCGGCAGCTACGGCTGGGCGGAGGTGTTCACCCGGGACACCGCCGCAGCCAACTCCTTCTTCCCGCAGGTGTTCCCGTACCGGGTTCAGAAGATCGTCGACGACAACGTGGACTACAGCGTCTACAGCCTCGACGAAACCCCTGCGCTCGGCTCGATGGGCATGGGGCCGCAGGTGCCGGCCCAGGTGCCGCCGTTCATCAGCGTGTACTTCGTGGTGGAGGACTGCGACGCGGCGGCGGCCCGGGTGGCCAAGGCCGGCGGGCAGCTCGTGTTCGGGCCGATGACCAGCCCGTTCGGGCGGTTCGCGTCCTTCGTCGACCCGCAGGGCGCGGCCTTCTCGGTGATCGACCCGAACGCGGCGGAGGGCGAGCAGCCGAGCATGGTGGAGGTGGCCTGA
- a CDS encoding PD40 domain-containing protein has product MSAHTRLRRSAAVALVSALTTGSALLLTACDPEGESTASATTAAPNATAPATSGGSASAGPAKGGSLNKTAGTGLTVSTGTGTVLMDGRSVDFGTVVRDLAWSPDGKHAAFVDGNGNLQTADPDGSHKTLIAKAPSGVTWSHPTWQVTSKDDYDEGRNNLIFTADDHGTLRLLGVAAKAGSTPAVLRLGSYGDEDSKPVPQTANQWPSSTGAHGTIVYANQTEGQVYIRDDYLRQQGGPVTKGSQPAADDQGDLVFVRSVGGHDHIFARANDEARQERDLTPDATVDYTEPVISHNGQTVAFRGPDGVYTLPAKGGKPEKVTDTVGLPAYRS; this is encoded by the coding sequence ATGTCCGCGCACACCCGCCTCCGCCGCTCCGCCGCCGTCGCCCTCGTCTCCGCGCTCACCACCGGGTCCGCGCTGCTGCTGACCGCCTGCGACCCGGAGGGCGAGAGCACCGCCAGCGCCACCACCGCCGCGCCGAACGCCACCGCACCGGCCACGTCCGGTGGTTCGGCCTCCGCCGGCCCGGCCAAGGGCGGCTCGCTGAACAAGACCGCCGGCACCGGACTGACCGTCAGCACCGGCACCGGCACCGTGCTGATGGACGGCAGGTCCGTCGACTTCGGCACCGTGGTCCGCGACCTCGCCTGGTCCCCCGACGGCAAGCACGCCGCCTTCGTCGACGGCAACGGCAACCTCCAGACCGCCGACCCCGACGGCAGCCACAAGACCCTGATCGCCAAGGCCCCGTCCGGTGTCACCTGGTCCCACCCCACCTGGCAGGTGACCAGCAAGGACGACTACGACGAGGGCCGCAACAACCTGATCTTCACCGCGGACGACCACGGCACCCTGCGACTGCTCGGCGTCGCCGCGAAGGCCGGCAGCACCCCGGCCGTGCTGCGGCTGGGCTCCTACGGCGACGAGGACTCCAAGCCGGTGCCGCAGACGGCCAACCAGTGGCCCAGCTCCACGGGTGCGCACGGCACGATCGTGTACGCCAACCAGACCGAGGGCCAGGTTTACATCCGCGACGACTACCTGCGGCAGCAGGGCGGCCCGGTCACCAAGGGTTCGCAGCCCGCCGCCGACGACCAGGGCGACCTGGTGTTCGTCCGCTCGGTCGGCGGCCACGACCACATCTTCGCCCGCGCCAACGACGAGGCCCGCCAGGAGCGCGACCTGACGCCGGACGCCACCGTCGACTACACCGAGCCGGTGATCTCCCACAACGGGCAGACCGTGGCCTTCCGTGGCCCGGACGGCGTCTACACGCTCCCCGCCAAGGGCGGAAAGCCCGAGAAGGTCACCGACACCGTCGGCCTGCCCGCCTACCGGTCCTGA
- a CDS encoding histidine phosphatase family protein — MTEQRRVIVLRHAKADWPDVPDELRPLAERGRADAVAAGRWLAAQDLVPDRVLCSTAVRTRQTWELAEPELGGAPELVLEPRAYRAEVGELIDLLRELPPVVRTVLLVGHRPEVQDLVLELTGEWAAGTLERIREKFSTAGVAVLAVPEEWAQLVPGSAELTEYAVPRG; from the coding sequence ATGACGGAACAGCGACGGGTGATCGTGCTGCGGCACGCCAAGGCGGACTGGCCGGACGTCCCCGACGAGTTGCGCCCGCTGGCCGAGCGCGGCCGGGCCGACGCGGTCGCGGCCGGACGCTGGCTGGCGGCGCAGGACCTGGTGCCGGACCGGGTGCTGTGCTCGACGGCGGTGCGCACCCGGCAGACCTGGGAGCTGGCCGAGCCGGAGCTCGGCGGCGCGCCCGAACTCGTCCTGGAACCCCGGGCGTACCGCGCCGAGGTGGGCGAACTGATCGATCTGCTGCGGGAGTTGCCGCCGGTGGTGCGCACCGTGCTGCTGGTCGGGCACCGGCCGGAGGTGCAGGACCTGGTGCTGGAGCTGACCGGGGAGTGGGCGGCCGGGACGCTGGAGCGGATCCGGGAGAAGTTCTCCACGGCCGGTGTAGCGGTGCTGGCGGTGCCCGAGGAGTGGGCGCAACTCGTGCCGGGAAGTGCCGAGTTGACCGAGTACGCGGTGCCCCGGGGCTGA
- a CDS encoding HhH-GPD-type base excision DNA repair protein yields the protein MAVTVHLAQQDDADELLGRSPLAALTGMLLDQQVPMEKAFSGPLVIARRLGADDLDAHAIAAADPEAFAALFAEKPAVHRFPGSMAKRVQQLCAYLVEHYDGDAEAVWRDAATGKELLTRLKALPGFGVQKAQIFLALLGKQYGVRPAGWREAAGGYGEEGSFRSVADITGPESLLKVRATKQEAKRAAKAGS from the coding sequence ATGGCTGTCACCGTCCACCTCGCCCAGCAGGACGACGCCGACGAACTGCTCGGCCGCAGCCCGCTGGCCGCCCTGACCGGCATGCTCCTCGACCAGCAGGTGCCGATGGAGAAGGCGTTCAGCGGCCCGCTGGTGATCGCCCGGCGCCTCGGCGCCGACGACCTCGACGCGCACGCCATCGCCGCCGCCGACCCGGAGGCGTTCGCCGCACTGTTCGCCGAGAAGCCCGCCGTCCACCGCTTCCCCGGCTCGATGGCCAAGCGGGTGCAGCAGCTCTGCGCCTACCTGGTCGAGCACTACGACGGCGACGCCGAGGCGGTCTGGCGCGACGCCGCCACCGGCAAGGAGCTGCTGACCAGGCTGAAGGCGCTGCCCGGCTTCGGCGTGCAGAAGGCGCAGATCTTCCTGGCCCTGCTCGGCAAGCAGTACGGCGTCCGCCCGGCCGGCTGGCGCGAGGCGGCGGGCGGGTACGGCGAGGAGGGCAGCTTCCGCTCGGTCGCCGACATCACCGGCCCGGAGTCGCTGCTGAAGGTGCGCGCCACCAAGCAGGAGGCCAAGCGCGCCGCGAAGGCCGGGAGCTGA
- a CDS encoding YbhB/YbcL family Raf kinase inhibitor-like protein, producing the protein MTARIPLPYDFLPPVPAFELRSEDLVDGATMPDAHVHAAGNTSPQLSWSGFPAGTRSFAVTCYDPDAPTAAGWWHWLAVNLPAGTTELPRGAGADDGGLPGGAFHVRNDFPGHRYDGAAPPPGPAHRYVFVVHALDVPALDVGPDTPAAQVGFNLTAHALGRAVLTVEYQSAP; encoded by the coding sequence ATGACCGCGCGCATCCCGCTTCCGTACGATTTCCTGCCGCCGGTGCCGGCGTTCGAGCTGCGCAGCGAGGACCTGGTGGACGGCGCGACCATGCCGGACGCCCACGTGCACGCGGCGGGGAACACCTCGCCGCAGCTGTCCTGGTCGGGCTTCCCGGCGGGGACCAGGTCGTTCGCGGTGACCTGCTACGACCCGGACGCGCCGACCGCGGCCGGCTGGTGGCACTGGCTGGCCGTCAACCTGCCCGCGGGCACCACCGAGCTGCCGCGCGGCGCGGGGGCGGACGACGGCGGGCTGCCCGGCGGGGCGTTCCACGTCCGCAACGACTTCCCGGGCCACCGCTACGACGGCGCCGCCCCGCCGCCCGGGCCGGCCCACCGCTACGTGTTCGTGGTGCACGCCCTGGACGTGCCGGCCCTCGACGTCGGGCCGGACACCCCGGCCGCGCAGGTCGGCTTCAACCTGACCGCGCACGCGCTCGGCCGCGCCGTGCTCACCGTGGAGTACCAGTCCGCCCCGTGA
- a CDS encoding alpha/beta hydrolase produces the protein MTVYRGYDQRELDREYSPSSKVADFDAELAAYAGVSRRAYQELAGYRELRYGPDGPELIDFFPARPGAPLHVFVHGGYWQELGKEDSVFPALDFVPHGTAFAAVGYGLAPHWTLEQIAGQVTEALVWLLAHAGELGVDPARVVLSGSSAGAHLVANALLDPRLRGRFAGAALLSGVFDLEPISLTYVNQPLGLDAERARRLSPLHADLSGLPPLVVAIGEHETDEFGRQQAEFTQAARTAGVAVHELLVGGRNHFDLVFDLGRVDTVLGAAVDALGGS, from the coding sequence ATGACGGTGTACCGGGGCTACGACCAGCGGGAACTCGACCGCGAGTACTCGCCGAGCAGCAAGGTCGCGGACTTCGACGCCGAACTCGCCGCGTACGCGGGCGTGAGCCGCCGGGCCTACCAGGAGCTGGCCGGGTACCGGGAGCTGCGGTACGGGCCGGACGGGCCGGAGCTGATCGACTTCTTCCCGGCCCGGCCGGGCGCGCCGCTGCACGTGTTCGTGCACGGCGGCTACTGGCAGGAGCTCGGCAAGGAGGACTCGGTCTTCCCGGCGCTGGACTTCGTCCCGCACGGCACCGCGTTCGCGGCCGTCGGCTACGGGCTGGCGCCGCACTGGACCCTGGAGCAGATCGCCGGGCAGGTCACCGAGGCGCTGGTGTGGCTGCTGGCGCACGCCGGGGAGCTGGGCGTCGACCCGGCCCGGGTGGTGCTCAGCGGCAGCTCCGCGGGGGCTCACCTGGTGGCCAACGCCCTGCTGGACCCCCGGCTGCGCGGCCGGTTCGCCGGGGCGGCGCTGCTCAGCGGCGTGTTCGACCTGGAGCCGATCTCGCTGACGTACGTCAACCAGCCGCTCGGGCTGGACGCGGAGCGGGCCAGGAGGCTCAGCCCGCTGCACGCGGACCTGTCGGGCCTGCCGCCGCTGGTGGTGGCGATCGGGGAGCACGAGACGGACGAGTTCGGCCGGCAGCAGGCCGAGTTCACCCAGGCGGCCCGGACCGCCGGGGTGGCGGTGCACGAGCTGCTGGTCGGCGGCCGCAACCACTTCGACCTGGTCTTCGACCTCGGTCGGGTGGACACCGTGCTCGGCGCGGCGGTCGACGCCCTGGGCGGAAGCTGA